The Cytophagales bacterium genome includes the window CAGTCGGCAAAAAAATCAGTCGGCAATCTACAGTCCACAGTCGGCAAAAAAATCAGTCGGCAATCTACAGTCCACAGTCGGCAAATAAATCAGTTGGCAATCTACAGTCCACAGTCGGCAAAAAACAATTGCCGACTGCTAACTGCCGACTGCCGACTGCCGACTTTGGAGGGGCTATACGCTGTACTGCTCCCATTTCTGTAATACCGCTTTAAAATCCTCTGCCAATTCACACTCAAACCTTACTTGTTTTTTACTACCGGGATGGATAAAACCGAGTGATTTTGCATGAAGCGCCTGGCGGGGTAATTCCTTAAAGCAGTTTTTTACAAAAGCTTTATACTTTGAAAATTGTGGGCCTTTCACGATCTTATCACCGCCATAAACAGCATCATTGAAAAGAGGATGTCCGATATACTTGAGATGCGCCCTTATTTGGTGCGTTCGGCCTGTTTCTAATTTACATTGAATCAACGATACATACTGAAAAGATTTTAAAACCACAAAATGAGTAACAGCCGGTTTTCCGTAATTTCCTTCGGGAAAAACTGCCATCACACGCCTGTCTTTGAGACTTCTGCCGATATTGCCTGTAATAGTCCCCTTCCATTTTCCATTTTCCATCTTCTCTGCCTGCGCTGATGCTCCCGCCTGCCATAGGCCTTTGGTGGGCAGGTCGGCAGGCAGGCATTTTCCATCTTCAAAATCCCCCCATACCAATGCAAGGTATGTCCTTTCAATAGTGTGTTCAAAAAATTGTTTAGCGAGGTGAGCTAGGGCTAATTCTGATTTTGCTACTACTACAAGGCCTGATGTATCTTTATCTATCCGGTGCACTAAACCTATCCTGTTATTGGAAATATCATGTCGAACAGAGGTTGGGAAATGAAAGGCAAGTGCATTCACCAAAGTACCCGTCCAGTTATTATGTGCAGGATGCATGACCATGCCTGCTGGTTTATTTATAATTATGATATCATCATCTTCAACAATAATATTGAGTGGTATGTCTTCAGGAATAATTTCTTCATCCCTTGGTGGATTGGGAAGTGAGACAGTAATGATATCTTGCGGCTTTACCTTATAATTTGATTTGATAACCACTTCATTTACTTTGATAGCATCGCATTTAATCGCATTTTGGATTTTGTTGCGTGTAGCATGAGGCAGCCTGTCAACCAGGAATTTATCTATTCTCAATAAATCCTGGCCTTTGTCCACCACAATACGGTGATGCTCGTATAATTCATTTTCGGTAATTTCAATGTTTTCGTTTTCTTTTTTCATATTATTTATTTTTTAAATACCACCTTTTTTCAAAAGCCTCCGCTTTCCCTATCAGCGCATCCTTCAGCACCATATTGGAATTGATCGTATTCCTTCCTTCCTTTACATCATAAATAGTAGGTATCACCGGGTTTTCATAGATGGTTTTGTAGTGCGTACCGATTCCCTGCTTTTTCATCTCAGGCGATGGCGCTACCAAAGCTCCGATTGCTTTTTGGTAATAATATAGAGCAGTATCTAAGAGGCATGTGGCATGGAGCTTGTGGCTTGGTTGGCTTTGTTCCTTGCTCCAAGTTCCATGTTCCATGCTTGCCTTAGCGACATAAATTAAGGCAATGCTTTTATAAACTAATCCAACACGAGGATGAAAATATCCAAATGTGTTCCGGTATATTGCCAACGCTTTTTCCTGGTATTCCATGGCTCTATCATACTCCTTTAAAGCATTATAAATACTTCCAATATTTGTATAGGTGGAAGCCACATCAGGATGGTTGGGGCCAAGAGTTTTTAACCGTATAGATAAAGACTTTTTATGATAATTCATTGCTTCATCATAGTCACCTTCTTCATAATAAACATTTCCCATGTTATTATAGCTCATAGCTACATTAGGATGGTCAGGTCCTAGGGTTTTAAGCCAAATTGATAGGGCACTCTTATGATATAGCATTGTTTCACCATAGTCACCTTCTTCACAATAAACATTTCCCATGTTATTATAGCTCATAGCTACATTAGGATGGTCAGGACCAAAAGTTTTTAGCCTGATTGATAAAGCCCTTTTATAATACAGCATAGCCTCACCATAGTCGCCTTTATCATAATAAACTACTCCCATGTTATTATAGCTCATAGCTACATCAGGATGGTCAGCACCAAGGTTTTTTAGCATGATTGATAAAGCCCTTTTATAATAGCGCATTGCCTCATCATCGTTACCTTTAGCAGCATAAATATTTCCCATGTTATGATAGCTTGCCCCTACTGAATGGTGGTTTTCTCCAAGAATGGTTATCTGTTTTTTTGCTGCCTTCTTATAATGCTTTAATGCTTTATCATATTCACCTTTCCGCATGTAAATTATACCTAAAAAAACATAAGTATTTGCCACCTGTATGTGCTCCTCTCCCAACATCTGCAGCCCCGTCCGCAGTGCTTTGTTTGTATATTCCAATGCTTTGGCATAGTTGGCCTTGAGGGTGTAATTGTACCCGGTCCGGTATAGGCATTTTATGTATTGCTCGCGACTTTCCAGCCCACTATCTAACCCTGCATTCGTACCACGAAGAAAACGAAGATAAATCTCACTGGCTTTTTCAAAATAGTAAGTAGAGCTGTCGTATTTGGCGGATTTTTGGAGGATTATAGCATCCTGGAAAAATTGGTTAGCTAAGGAGGTATCTCCCGATAGCTTTTGGAACTGGCAAAAAGCTTTGATGGGAAATAATAATATTAGAAAAACAGAAATTGTCTGTACCAACATTTTTTTTTATAATGAGAATTACAAAAATCTTTTTATAAAAAAATTAGAAAAAGTGTTCACGTGTTCAAGTGTTCAAGTGAACACACGAACAGCAAATACTCATTTAACCATATAAACATTGTCATTTGAAGAAATGCCTAAAATACTTAAAATTTAAAATGCCTAAAATTAATAAGAACTAAAATTTAGTTGTATTTTAGGCATTTTAGGC containing:
- a CDS encoding RluA family pseudouridine synthase encodes the protein MKKENENIEITENELYEHHRIVVDKGQDLLRIDKFLVDRLPHATRNKIQNAIKCDAIKVNEVVIKSNYKVKPQDIITVSLPNPPRDEEIIPEDIPLNIIVEDDDIIIINKPAGMVMHPAHNNWTGTLVNALAFHFPTSVRHDISNNRIGLVHRIDKDTSGLVVVAKSELALAHLAKQFFEHTIERTYLALVWGDFEDGKCLPADLPTKGLWQAGASAQAEKMENGKWKGTITGNIGRSLKDRRVMAVFPEGNYGKPAVTHFVVLKSFQYVSLIQCKLETGRTHQIRAHLKYIGHPLFNDAVYGGDKIVKGPQFSKYKAFVKNCFKELPRQALHAKSLGFIHPGSKKQVRFECELAEDFKAVLQKWEQYSV
- a CDS encoding tetratricopeptide repeat protein produces the protein MLVQTISVFLILLFPIKAFCQFQKLSGDTSLANQFFQDAIILQKSAKYDSSTYYFEKASEIYLRFLRGTNAGLDSGLESREQYIKCLYRTGYNYTLKANYAKALEYTNKALRTGLQMLGEEHIQVANTYVFLGIIYMRKGEYDKALKHYKKAAKKQITILGENHHSVGASYHNMGNIYAAKGNDDEAMRYYKRALSIMLKNLGADHPDVAMSYNNMGVVYYDKGDYGEAMLYYKRALSIRLKTFGPDHPNVAMSYNNMGNVYCEEGDYGETMLYHKSALSIWLKTLGPDHPNVAMSYNNMGNVYYEEGDYDEAMNYHKKSLSIRLKTLGPNHPDVASTYTNIGSIYNALKEYDRAMEYQEKALAIYRNTFGYFHPRVGLVYKSIALIYVAKASMEHGTWSKEQSQPSHKLHATCLLDTALYYYQKAIGALVAPSPEMKKQGIGTHYKTIYENPVIPTIYDVKEGRNTINSNMVLKDALIGKAEAFEKRWYLKNK